The Nocardioides ochotonae genome segment TCGACGAGGTCGATCCAGTCGAGACCATCGTCGAGCCAGCGGTCCCGCTCGAGCGACGTGAGTGTGTCCGGATCAGCGGGTCACGATGCGTCCGCCGACAGCCTGCCAGGCGGCGATGCCGCCCGCGAGGTGCTCGGCGGCGGTGAAGCCGGCCTCGCGCAGCTGCGCGAGCGCCACGCCCGAGCGGTTGCCGCTCGCGCAGTAGACGGCGTACGTCGCCGACGGGTCCAGCTCGGCGACCCGCGCAGCGAAGTCGGCGTCGCTGGCGTCGAGGTTGACCGCGCCGGGGAGGTGCCCGGCGGCGTACTCCTGCGGCGTGCGCACGTCGAGGACGACGACGTCCCTCCGCTCGGTCCGCTCCCGGAACTCCTCGACGTCAATGCCGGGGACCGGGTCGGCGGCGGAGGCCGGGGTGGAGGCGGCCGGCGCACCGGCCTCCTCCTCGCTCGCGGTGCCGCAGGCGACGAGGACCAGCGCGGCGGCGAAGCCGGCGAGCACCGGGCGGGCGCCGGCGATCCGGGTCAGCACGGCGGTCAGCGTCCCATGAGCCTGGCGAGGAAGCCGCCCCGGCTCGCGCCCGCCTCGTCGGCGTGGCCGTTGCACCACTGCCCGGCCGGCACCATCGCCTTGACCTGTGCGACGTGCTGTCCACATCCGCGCCAGGTGGTCTTGCCGCACGTCTTGCAGGTCTTGGGCGAGCACATGGGGTTCTCCTTCGGTTCTGCGCCGCCGAGGGATCCGGCGACTGCCACGACCTTAACCCCCCGGGGGGTTAAGGTCGAGAGGGGGTCGGGTCGGTCCCGCTTCAAGCCGGGCCGTTGGGCCCTACACCCCGTACGTGGCGCGGGTCACGGTAGGTCGTGCCCTCGGTCCGCACGTGAACGGAGAGTCCATGCCCGCGCCGTACGACCACAGCCCCGTCGACGACCTGGCCGAGCACCTCGTCGTCGAGTACGCCGGGGGTGTGCCGCCCGGTCAGGTGGTGAGCGCCGTCGAGCGCGCCCATGTCCTGGCCTGCCACTCCGCCGACGCCGGGCCCGCCCGGCTCGCGCTGTGCGAGTCGATCGCGCGCCGGCTGCTGCACGACCGGATCGTCGCGAACCGCCGTGCGTGGGCCGCCGCACCGCGTTTCCACCCCGCGCGGCTCCCGAAGCGCGGCACCTGAGCGGTCCTCCGGGTGCCGGACTGCACGCCGGCATGGGTCGCGAACGGCGGCGGGCCCGGTGCGCCACAGCTCGGGCTCCGGGTTGCTCCCCTCCGGGGGGGGATCACCTCGGAGCCCGGCCGAGCCCGGCGACGAGCCAGGTCGCGGCTACCGACCGATGAGCCCGAGCGCGGCATCGACGATCGAGGTCGTGTCGATCCCGTGGAGCGCGTAGGCGTCCTCGAGGGCCGAGGACTGACCGAAGTCGGTCACGCCCAGGCACTGGATCCGGTCCCCCCGGGCGGCGGCGAGGAAGGCGAGCGTGTGCGGGTGGCCGTCGAGCACGGTGACCAGCGGCGCCGGGTGCTCGGGCGGCAGCAGGGTGTCGAGGATGCCGCCGCCCGCGGGCCGGCGGCGGCCTCGTTGTTGGAAGGAGCGGAACACCAGGTCGGCGCTGGTCAGACAGACCACGCCGGTGACGACGCCGAGCCCCTCGAGGAGCGCCGCCGCAGCCAGCACCTCGGGCATGATCGCGCCCATGCCCACGAGCGTGACCTGCTCGGCGCCGGGCTCGTGCTGCGTGATCCGGTAGCCGCCCGCGACGGCGTGCCGGCGACGTCGCTCGAGCAGCGTCGGGTCCTCGGGCAACTGGGCCAGCGCCGGGTCGATCGGGCGGGTGGACAACCGGAAGTACGCCGACGTCCCGCCCGCGACGCCGACCTGCGACATCGCCCGCAGGAAGGTCCACTCCAGGTCCTGCGCGAACGCCGGCTCCCACGCCACGCACCCCGGCTGCTCCAGCCCGATCGACGGTGTGGTGATCGACTGGTGTGCGCCGCCTTCGGGAGCCAAGGTGACGCCCGAGGGGGTGCCGACCAGGATCGACTGCCCACCGGCGTACAGACCGTAGGACCACGGCTCGAGCGCCCGTGACACGAACGGGTCGTAGAGCGTCGCGATCGGGATCAGTCGTTGGCCCCACCGACTCCAGGTCGCTCCGAGCTCCCCGAGCAGACCGACGAGGTTGACCTCGGCGATCCCCAGCTCGATGTGGCGGCCAGAGCTGGTCTCCGACCAGCGCAGGAGGCGCTCGCGGTCGTCGGCGAACCAGTCGGTCCGGTCGGTCACCGACCAGACCCCGGTCTTGTTGATCCAGCCGCCGAGGTTCGTGGACGACGCCACGTCCGGACTGCACGTCACCACGTGCTCAGCCATGGCGGGAACGTCGCGTGCGACGTCGGCGAGCAGTCGCCCCAGAGCCGCCTGGGTGGAGATCGGCTTGCGATGGGGCCGACCCAGCGTGACGGGGACCTTCAGCGGCGGGGGTGGGGAGACGGCGACCCGCCGCAGCTGGTCCGCCCGCCGGGCGCACAGCCGCGCGGCCGCGGTGCCCTCGTCGAACCCGCGCCACGGGTCGTCCAAGGTGGTCCCGCTGGCGTCGGCGAGCTGCTGCATCTGCGGCTCGGTCAGCAGCGCGGAGTGGTTGTTGGGGTGGCCCTCGGTCGGGAGACCACGCCCCTTGACCGTGTAGGCGAAGACGACCGTCGGCCGGTCCTCGTCCACCCCGGCGAAGGTCTCGACCAACAGACCCAGGTCGTGGCCACCGAGGTCACGGATTGCAGCAGCAAGCACCTCCGGCTCGAGACCGGTGACGAGCGCCCGCAGCTCCGGCGACCCGCCCTCGGCCAGGAGGCGGTCGGCGACCTCGTCGGCGCCGACGCGCAGCATCCGCTGGAACTCCTCGTTCGGCATCCGCTCCAGGCGCACCCGCAGCTCCGCGCCTCCCGGGCGCTCGAAGAGCTCGCTGATCAGCCGGCCCCACTTCAGGGTCACGACCTGCCACCCGGCGGCGGCGAACATCCCCTGGAGCCGTTCGATCTGGATGTCGGGCACGACCCGGTCCAGCGACTGGCGGTTGAGGTCGACCACCCACAGCAGCTCACCCATCCGCGCGACCGCCGGGTCGGCGACCGCCTCCCAGATCGCGCCCTCGTCCAGCTCGGCGTCGCCGAGCAGGCTGATGAAGCGGCCCGCACGCGGCGTGTCCGAGAAGTGCGAGGAGGTGTAGCGATGGGCCATCGCCGCCCAGAGCGAGGCGGTCGCCCCGATCCCCACCGACCCGGTGGAGAAGTCGACGGTGTCGGGGTCCTTCAAGCGGCTGGGGTAGGACTGCAGCCCGCCCAGGCTTCGCAGGGTCGGGAGGTACGCGGGGTCCAGGTCACCGAGGAGGTAGTTGACGGCGTGCAGCACCGGAGACGCGTGCGGCTTGACCGACACCCGGTCCTCTGCGGTGAGCTCGTGGAACCACAGGGCAACCATGATGTCCACCATCGACGCCGAGGACGCCTGGTGGCCGCCCACCTTGACGCCGGAGGAGTTGGGCCGCTGCCGGTTGGCCGCGTCCACGATCGCCGTGGACAACCAGAGCACCCGCTGGGAGATCTCCCGCAGGGTCGCCAGGGTCCCCTGCGTCGGGGCCGCTCCCGGGGCGTCGAGCTGGGTCACGCGGAGTCCTCTCGGTTCGGCAGGCACGGGAACCCGCCGGCGTGTGACAGCGCACCGGGCAACCGCTCGGCCAACCTACCCTCGAGCCAGGCCACGGTTGTCGCGATCGCTCGGATCGTCGTGGGCGCGGGCAGAGCGAGACTTGCGACACCCCGGCTAGGTTGGCGTCATGGCGCGGGCGGTGAGCTCCGACGACACCTGGGACCTCGTGGTCGTCGGGGCGGGGCCGGCCGGTTCGGTCACCGCGCTCTCGGCGCTGCGGGCGGCGCCGCACCTGCGGGTCCTGCTCCTCGACCGCGCTGACTTCCCCCGCGACAAGTGCTGCGGCGACGGGATCGCGCCCCACGTCGGCGACGTGCTGCGCGAGGTCGGTGCCGAGTCGGTGACCGCGGGCTGGCGGCCCGTCGAGGTGTTGCGGCTCTCCCGCGGCGACCACGCTGTCAGCGGCACGATGCAGCGCTCGGTGTGGGTGATCCCCCGCGAGGTCTTCGACGCCCGCCTGGTCGCGCACGCGGTCGCGGCCGGCGCCGTGCTGCGGCGGCAGCGGGTGCGCGAGGTGGTGGTCGAGGACGGCGCGGCCACCCTCGACGGCGAGATCCGCGCGCGGGTGGTCGTCGGCGCCGACGGCGCCGAGTCGGTCGTCCGCTCCGCACTCGGGCCCGCACGGGCGCCGCGCCGCGCACTGGCCCTGCGCGGCTACGCCCCGACGCTGCCGCAGGGCACCGGTCGCCAGCTCATCCGGTACGGCGAGCGGCGGCAGCCGTCGTACGCCTGGGCCTTCGACCGGGGCGACGGGTGGTCC includes the following:
- a CDS encoding rhodanese-like domain-containing protein, translating into MLTRIAGARPVLAGFAAALVLVACGTASEEEAGAPAASTPASAADPVPGIDVEEFRERTERRDVVVLDVRTPQEYAAGHLPGAVNLDASDADFAARVAELDPSATYAVYCASGNRSGVALAQLREAGFTAAEHLAGGIAAWQAVGGRIVTR
- a CDS encoding transketolase-like TK C-terminal-containing protein gives rise to the protein MTQLDAPGAAPTQGTLATLREISQRVLWLSTAIVDAANRQRPNSSGVKVGGHQASSASMVDIMVALWFHELTAEDRVSVKPHASPVLHAVNYLLGDLDPAYLPTLRSLGGLQSYPSRLKDPDTVDFSTGSVGIGATASLWAAMAHRYTSSHFSDTPRAGRFISLLGDAELDEGAIWEAVADPAVARMGELLWVVDLNRQSLDRVVPDIQIERLQGMFAAAGWQVVTLKWGRLISELFERPGGAELRVRLERMPNEEFQRMLRVGADEVADRLLAEGGSPELRALVTGLEPEVLAAAIRDLGGHDLGLLVETFAGVDEDRPTVVFAYTVKGRGLPTEGHPNNHSALLTEPQMQQLADASGTTLDDPWRGFDEGTAAARLCARRADQLRRVAVSPPPPLKVPVTLGRPHRKPISTQAALGRLLADVARDVPAMAEHVVTCSPDVASSTNLGGWINKTGVWSVTDRTDWFADDRERLLRWSETSSGRHIELGIAEVNLVGLLGELGATWSRWGQRLIPIATLYDPFVSRALEPWSYGLYAGGQSILVGTPSGVTLAPEGGAHQSITTPSIGLEQPGCVAWEPAFAQDLEWTFLRAMSQVGVAGGTSAYFRLSTRPIDPALAQLPEDPTLLERRRRHAVAGGYRITQHEPGAEQVTLVGMGAIMPEVLAAAALLEGLGVVTGVVCLTSADLVFRSFQQRGRRRPAGGGILDTLLPPEHPAPLVTVLDGHPHTLAFLAAARGDRIQCLGVTDFGQSSALEDAYALHGIDTTSIVDAALGLIGR
- a CDS encoding geranylgeranyl reductase family protein, producing MARAVSSDDTWDLVVVGAGPAGSVTALSALRAAPHLRVLLLDRADFPRDKCCGDGIAPHVGDVLREVGAESVTAGWRPVEVLRLSRGDHAVSGTMQRSVWVIPREVFDARLVAHAVAAGAVLRRQRVREVVVEDGAATLDGEIRARVVVGADGAESVVRSALGPARAPRRALALRGYAPTLPQGTGRQLIRYGERRQPSYAWAFDRGDGWSNVGYGELVDHDGAQRPTRALLLDQLELLLPGYVEGGTAWRGHHLPLSSWRWDQPDGRVLLAGDAAGLVNPMTGEGIFYATLTGLLAGRAAASAIADGSPAAAGAAYRSAVRRRLSRHLRHTWTASQLTRRPRVVHAGISAATHDPAAFDGLVELGLGDGRITARLGLALGRSLLTHPGNR